The following nucleotide sequence is from Phycisphaera sp..
GCCTCGCCGCGCCCCGTCGCACCGGCGGCCCCGACCTCGTTGTCGCAATACATCCCCGCTCCGGTGATCGGCGAGTCGCCCACGCGACCGGGGATCTTCCAGCTCAGTCCGCTGGTCGTCGTGCAACTGGCCAGGTTGCCTTTGCCGTCGACCGCACAGCAGTTGATCGTGCCCGTCGTGTACGGCACGCCGTCCTTCCACTGCACATCGTGGTCGGCGGCCAGCCGCGACATCTCGTCACCAATCTCGTTCTTGCCGATTGGCCCACGCCCGCGGTTCCTCTCATCGCGCGGGTCCCAGTCGAGCTGGTCGTCATCCAGCCAGTCGTCGCGGTCGTTCAGATTCCCCTTCCACCGCAACCACAGCCGCCGCGTGCGATCGGTCATCAGGTCCTCTTCCTTGAACCCGTTGGCCAGCGCGAACCGCTTCGCGCCCTCGCCCACGATGAGGCAGTGATCGGTGCGCTTGAGCACCAGCAGCGCCACGGCTGCCGGATTCTTGATGCCCTCGATGCACGCCACCGCCCCGCTCTTGTGCGTCGGCCCGTGCATCACCGACGCGTCGAGCTGGATCACGCCCTCCTCGTTCGGCAGCCCGCCATACCCCACGCTCAAATCATCGGCGTCGTTCTCGACGATCGTCACTCCCGCCACGATCGCGTCGACCGGGTCGGTGCCCTGTGAGATAAGCCGGTACGCCCGCTCGGTCGCCGGCAATCCGTTCGCACTCGCGATAGCCACCGGGCCGGCGTGCCCATCGCCTCGCATTGGTCTAGGCCTTGCTCGAGCAAGGGCCGCAGGTGAAAGAGCCAGGCCAACGGAAGTCGCAAGGCCGGCCGAGAGCACGTCGCGTCGGGAAAGTGCCATGGCGCAGCATAGCTCGGCTGCCGCGGCGGGGGGTATCATCGGGCATGGCCGTGGGGATCATCGCCGCAATCTTCGCATACGGTGCCCTCGGCACGCTCGTGGCCATCCCGATGGTGCTGCGAGGCGTCAACCGGCTCGACCCCGCCGCCGCCGACGGCACCTGGGGCTTCCGTCTGCTCGCCATCCCAGGCGTGATGGTGCTGTGGCCGTTGGTCCTTATCCGGTGGGCAAAGGCGGGCCGATCATGAATCCCACCCAACGCCGCTTGCATGTCGTGATCTGGGTGCTGGTGCTGGTTGTTGCGCTGACGCTCATCGTGCTTGGCGCACTGCTCCGCCGCGGCCCACGACCGACCGGGCCGAATATCGACGAGCGCACCACGGAACCAACGCCATGAGTGCCCGCTACCGCGCCGTGAGCTGGATGCCCCACAAGGTCAGGTACGACCTCGTGCTCGGCTCGCTGTGCGTGCTGTTCGTCGCGGTGTTCGTGGGTGTGAGTTTCGTCGTCAACCAACCGCCCAACGACATCTCCCCACCCATCCTCATCCTGCGCGCCCTGGGCACGCTGGCCATCGTGCTGCTGCACGTCGTCCTGGCCATCGGCCCCATCGCCCGGCTCTGGCCTCGCACGACCTTCCTGCTGGCCAACCGCCGGCACTTGGGCGTCACGTTGTTCCTTGTCGCTGGCTTGCACGCCCTCATCGTCTACGGCTTCTACGGCGGTTTCGGCGTGCAGAATCCCATCCTCGCCGTGCTCGTCCGCCCCGATGGCGGCGTTGGCTTCGAGTTTCTGGGCTTCCTCGCGCTGCTCATCCTGCTGATGATGGCCGCCACCAGCCACGACTTCTGGCTCGCCTTCCTGGGCCACCGCGTGTGGAAGGCGATGCACATGACCGTGTACGTCGCCTACGTGCTGGTCATCGCGCACGTGGTGATGGGCGTGCTCAAGGACGAGAAGTCGCTCCTGTATCCTGCACTCCTCGCATTCGGCGCTGTCACGCTCGGCGCGCTGCACCTGACCGCTGGCATCCGCGAGCGGCGCCGCGACGCGACCACCCCCACCACCGCCGACGACGGCTGGGTCGACATTGGCGATGCATCAGACATCCCCGACAAGCGAGCCCGCGTGGTGTGCCTCGGCAACGGCGAGCGCGTCGCTATATTCCGTGACGGCGCGGCACTCTCGGCCCTCAGCAACGTCTGCGCCCACCAGGGCGGCCCGCTCGGCGAGGGCGAGATCATGGACGGCTGCGCGACTTGTCCCTGGCACGGCTACCAGTACGAAACCCACAACGGCCAGAGCCCCCCACCCTTCACCGAAAAGATCCCCACCTACGAACTCCGCGTCCGCGGCGGGCGTGTCGAGGTCAACCCCAGCGCCAACGCGCCCGGCACACCGACAACGCCCGTGACGATCCCCGAGGGCACCAACACATGAGCGAGCGCGAGCCCATCTACGTTCTCTACCGCCCGCTGCCCGCCACGCTGCTCACGCTCGTGCTCGCGGCGGTTGGAGCACTGGCCGGTCTGCTCGCGGGCACAGCCGCCGCCACCGCGCTCGCCCAACGCGATCCCGGCCCGGCCGTCTGGGACACCAGCAACACCGCCACCCTCACCGGCATCATCGTCGCCGACCCGTACCCGATGCTGCTGCCCGCCGACGGCTCGCCGGGCGTCATCCTCATGGGCGTGGGCAAGGGCGGCCCGCCTCAGAGCGTCCTCTCGATGGCCGGGCAGACCGTCGAGGCCACCGGCTACATACTCGAACGCGACGGCATGCGCGTGCTCGAGGTCGACAGCCCGCCAACCGAACTCAGCCTACCACTCCCGAACCGCGCCGCACCGGTCGACCATGGCACCCACGCCATCGCCGCCGAGATCCTCGACACCAAGTGCTATCTGGGCGCGATGAAGCCCGGCGACGGCCAGGGCCACAAGGCCTGCGCCATCCTCTGCGTCGCCGGCGGCGTCCCGCCCATGATCGCCTGGACCGACGACACCGGCAAGAACCACTACGCCCTGCTCACCGCCCCCGACGGCTCGCCCATGCCCGAGCAATACCACGGCCTCATCGCCGAACCGGTGAAAATCGAGGGCCGCCTGACCTCCCGCGATGGCTGGCTATGGATGGCGATCACCAACGTAGCGCACTGAGCCTCGTGATCCCGACTGGCCTACTCCTCTAACACAAACCCCCGCTCGTCCCAGATCTTCTTTAGCCGCGCATCAATCCCCCCGCCCGGCTGCAGTTCCTGGCCGCAGGCGATCAGCAGGTCGACCAGCCCATCGAAATCACTGATCGCGATCTGCTCGCTGCCGATCGCCGGGGGCGTCGTGTTCGTGCCCGCCTGCACGGCGGCCAGGTCGGCCATGTTGTGGTAGTTGCCCAGCGGCAGGCACACGCAGGTCGCCTCATATCCCGCGGCGCAGAACACCGTCGCCTCGCACGCGCCGCCGGCCATGAGCTTGCGCTGCCAGCGCCACGTTGGCAACTCGCTCTGCTTCTGCGAGGCCGTCGGCGACGCCGGCCCGCCCGCGACTGCCTCCGCCCGCGCTGCGACGGCTGCGGTCAGACGCGGCGTGAACACCGTCAGCCGATCGCCCACGCGAACGATCGGCCCGCCACCGATTGGCGAGTCATCGAACGCCCGGCTGTTCTCCAGCGCGATCACCGGCGCATTCTCGGGAATTGTCTTGCTCCGGCACGCGCCGAGCGCACCCACGAAGCCGATCTCCTCGGCCCGCGTGAAGAACACCCGCACGTCACGCCCCACCGCCTCGCCAGCCGCCTTGAGCTTCAGCAACTCGTCAAAGGCCGAGAGAGCCGCCGCCGCCGCCGCCAGGTCGTCGCACACGGGGGCGCTCAAGATGCCGCCGGTGATCGACGACTCGGGCAGCAGCCAGGTGGCGATGTCCTCCGTTGTCAGGCCGTCGGTCGTCTGCCCCTCATCGAGGCGAGCACGATACCGCTTGAACATCTCCTGCTCGTCCTCCGCGGGCTCGATCCGCTCGACGATGGTCGCCAGCCGCGCATCACCGCTCACCGGATGCACCTGCACGCGCGCGCCCTTGAAGTAGTCTTCCATCACGCCACCACGGAACGCCAGCACCAACTCGGTTCCACCCTCGATCGCCTCAACCGCGAAGCCGGGATGGTCCAGGTGTGCGGTGATGTACACCGGCTCTCCCGGAGCGAACGGCTCGGTCCGACGGATCGTCAGATTGCCATGCTCGTCGGCCGACAGGGTCAGCTCCGGCCGTTCACGCACCCACGCGGTGACCCACGCGACCACGCGCCCCTCTCGGCCCGCAACCGTGGGAAGGCTCGTGATCTCGCCGAGCCAGCGGTGGTGCGTCCGGCGAGCCTCTGGTGACAGCGTGGGAGATTCGGGAGTAGCCATACCGCAGGGTAGCAAGCAAACCGCCGACGCCCCAAAAGAGCGCCGGCGGGCAACACCTGACCTCGAATGAACGGCCCGCGGGCCGGTGATCTAGCGGCGGTTCTTGACAGGAACGTCGAGCTCCGGATCCCACGTCGCGATGACCTTGTCGTCGGCGACCATCGCCACGACCTTCACGCCACCGCTCACGCGATAGATCAGATACGTGTCCTGCTCGGCCCGGCTCTGGCTGACCGTAAACGGCAGCTTGCTCAGGTCGGTGATCGGCTGGCCGGGCGTAAACCCGATGTACGAGTTGGCATCCTCGACGCAGATGTACCCCACCGGCGGGTAGAGCTGACCTTGCTCATCGACGAGCATGGGGGCCTGGTTGCCGCTCAGGCTTTGGAACACAGAACCGTTGAGAGCCAGCGGCGAATCGCGCCCGACATCGGCCTGCACAATGCGGATATCCCGCGGCTCGGCGAAGGCACCAACACGCAACGAAGGCTCGATGAACTGCCCACGAAGTTGGGCCGAAGTAAACTGCTCGACACCACCCACAATGGTGTAATACCGATCGTTCTCGCCCTTGAACACCTCGAGCCCGCGCTCGGTGCCCTTCTTGATGAGCATGCGACCGGGCAGATTGGCCTGGAGGTACAGGTGGTACTCCGAAGGCTCCAATTCCTGTCGACCGTTCATGGTCCTCAGTTCCACAGCCTGCGAATAATCCATGTCCGCAAGATCGACACCGCCGTATTCAAGGGTCGTGACGGCATCGTCGCGGGCGGTCGTGGTGCTGAAGGTCGAGTCCGGCTCCTTGTCCAGTTGGATGCGAGCACCGCGCACGTAGACCGCGATCGGCCGGTACGCGCGGGGCAGGGCAAACTCGAACGCCATGATCGCCTTCGCACCGCCACCCACCGAGGCGATGAACGATTCCTTGGCATCGAAGCGGAAGCGTGCCAGTGTGGGCTCCTGGGCGTCCGCCTGGCTGATGACCGCCGATGGGTGGAAGGCCCGGGTGAAGCCCGTACCGTCCTGCTCGGCCACCATCCGGATCTGGGCGTTGCCAAGAACGATCTTCGCACCACCACCGAGTTCACGCGCCTGCGCGTCGAGTTCGAGCACGACTCCGGCAACATACCCGTTGGTAATCTCCTCACCATCAAGCCCGATCACACGCTGGGGAATGCCGGGCTGCCAGCGATCACGCATCAACTCGCCCATGCTACCGCCGCGCTCGATGTCGCCAAGCGCGTACCACTGGATGAGCTTGAATTCCTCGGGCTTCGAGGAGTTGCGAGACTGCCCGGCGAACGTGGTCCGCATGGCCGAACCCTGCTCGTGGAAGTTTGGATGCCACTTCGCGAGCGGCTCGCCCGTCGCCAGCGTCCCGCGCGACATCCACAAATACGCCTTCGCGGTCCACTCGTCGACGTAAGGCCGGAACGGTGAGGAATTGCGCACCACGCTACCGCGAGCGCCGCCGCCCTCATCGGTAAAGACCAGCCCCTGGACGGGCTTGTCCGGGCCAAACCGCATCATCCCAAGCGACATGAGAAGAAAACCAACGGTCACGATGCCGGTGGCCAGACCGCACACGCCAGCGCCGAC
It contains:
- a CDS encoding N(4)-(beta-N-acetylglucosaminyl)-L-asparaginase, with the protein product MALSRRDVLSAGLATSVGLALSPAALARARPRPMRGDGHAGPVAIASANGLPATERAYRLISQGTDPVDAIVAGVTIVENDADDLSVGYGGLPNEEGVIQLDASVMHGPTHKSGAVACIEGIKNPAAVALLVLKRTDHCLIVGEGAKRFALANGFKEEDLMTDRTRRLWLRWKGNLNDRDDWLDDDQLDWDPRDERNRGRGPIGKNEIGDEMSRLAADHDVQWKDGVPYTTGTINCCAVDGKGNLASCTTTSGLSWKIPGRVGDSPITGAGMYCDNEVGAAGATGRGEAVILNCGGFAIVRAMERGLTPTEACLEVAGDIARRTKEKRLRGEDGRVNFDVKLYAVRKDGAYGAASIRPGGRFAICDAAGARIEQCDSVYE
- a CDS encoding ferric reductase-like transmembrane domain-containing protein is translated as MSARYRAVSWMPHKVRYDLVLGSLCVLFVAVFVGVSFVVNQPPNDISPPILILRALGTLAIVLLHVVLAIGPIARLWPRTTFLLANRRHLGVTLFLVAGLHALIVYGFYGGFGVQNPILAVLVRPDGGVGFEFLGFLALLILLMMAATSHDFWLAFLGHRVWKAMHMTVYVAYVLVIAHVVMGVLKDEKSLLYPALLAFGAVTLGALHLTAGIRERRRDATTPTTADDGWVDIGDASDIPDKRARVVCLGNGERVAIFRDGAALSALSNVCAHQGGPLGEGEIMDGCATCPWHGYQYETHNGQSPPPFTEKIPTYELRVRGGRVEVNPSANAPGTPTTPVTIPEGTNT
- a CDS encoding CvpA family protein translates to MIFTIFALAGVLIFTWVWVIRGFFSAFLHMLCVLAAGAVAFAVYEPITMLLLSQAPDRGFGTILRDTAHGISLGMSFALSLVILRLAVDKAVPNNLKFNDNVEYVGAGVCGLATGIVTVGFLLMSLGMMRFGPDKPVQGLVFTDEGGGARGSVVRNSSPFRPYVDEWTAKAYLWMSRGTLATGEPLAKWHPNFHEQGSAMRTTFAGQSRNSSKPEEFKLIQWYALGDIERGGSMGELMRDRWQPGIPQRVIGLDGEEITNGYVAGVVLELDAQARELGGGAKIVLGNAQIRMVAEQDGTGFTRAFHPSAVISQADAQEPTLARFRFDAKESFIASVGGGAKAIMAFEFALPRAYRPIAVYVRGARIQLDKEPDSTFSTTTARDDAVTTLEYGGVDLADMDYSQAVELRTMNGRQELEPSEYHLYLQANLPGRMLIKKGTERGLEVFKGENDRYYTIVGGVEQFTSAQLRGQFIEPSLRVGAFAEPRDIRIVQADVGRDSPLALNGSVFQSLSGNQAPMLVDEQGQLYPPVGYICVEDANSYIGFTPGQPITDLSKLPFTVSQSRAEQDTYLIYRVSGGVKVVAMVADDKVIATWDPELDVPVKNRR